The following proteins are co-located in the Labrys monachus genome:
- a CDS encoding NAD-dependent succinate-semialdehyde dehydrogenase: MAYATTNPYTGEVLKTFPDATDAEVEQAVANAHDAFLAWKETTFAERAKVMQAAADLLRKDIDPYAKLLTIEMGKLFAEARAEVELSANILEYYARNAETLLAPQELPVASAAEGKARIVHDPLGVLLCIEPWNFPYYQIARIIAPQLSAGNTMLLKHASNVPQSAAAFERLMREAGLPEGAFQNLYATRTQVERILNDPRVHGVALTGSEDAGAIIAAQAGKALKKSTMELGGADAFVVLADADLEKTTKWAVFGRHWNGGQVCVSSKRMIIVDEVYDRFLERYKTGVAGLKAGDPFNPETTLAPLSSQAAADDLKAKIRLAVSHGATATEVGPDVPNQGAFVQPTILTDIGEDNPARYWEFFGPVSMLFRAKDEDDAVRIANDSPFGLGGSVFTSDTEHGAKVAEKISTGMVFVNHPTMVKADLPFGGIRRSGYGRELLGLGIKEFVNHKLIDVVDIDAEF; the protein is encoded by the coding sequence ATGGCATATGCAACGACGAATCCCTATACGGGCGAAGTCCTGAAGACGTTTCCGGACGCCACCGACGCCGAAGTCGAGCAGGCTGTCGCAAACGCCCATGATGCGTTCCTGGCCTGGAAGGAAACGACCTTCGCCGAGCGCGCCAAGGTGATGCAGGCCGCCGCCGATCTGCTGCGCAAGGATATCGACCCCTACGCCAAGCTGCTCACCATCGAGATGGGCAAGCTCTTCGCCGAGGCCCGGGCCGAAGTGGAGCTGTCAGCGAACATCCTCGAATATTATGCCCGCAATGCCGAAACCCTTCTGGCCCCGCAGGAACTGCCGGTGGCCAGCGCGGCCGAAGGCAAGGCGAGGATCGTGCACGATCCCTTGGGCGTGCTGCTCTGCATCGAGCCGTGGAACTTCCCCTATTACCAGATCGCCCGCATCATCGCGCCGCAATTGTCCGCCGGCAACACGATGCTGCTCAAGCACGCGTCGAACGTTCCCCAGAGCGCCGCGGCGTTCGAGAGGCTGATGCGCGAGGCCGGCCTGCCCGAGGGCGCCTTCCAGAACCTTTACGCCACGCGTACGCAGGTCGAGCGCATCCTCAACGATCCGCGCGTCCACGGCGTCGCCCTCACCGGCTCGGAAGACGCCGGCGCGATCATCGCCGCCCAGGCCGGCAAGGCGCTGAAGAAGTCGACCATGGAACTCGGCGGCGCCGACGCCTTCGTGGTGCTGGCCGATGCCGATCTGGAGAAGACGACCAAATGGGCGGTCTTCGGCCGGCACTGGAACGGCGGGCAGGTCTGCGTGTCGTCCAAGCGGATGATCATCGTCGACGAGGTCTATGATCGCTTCCTGGAACGCTACAAAACCGGCGTGGCGGGCCTGAAGGCGGGCGATCCGTTCAACCCCGAGACCACCCTGGCGCCGCTTTCCTCGCAGGCGGCGGCCGACGACCTCAAAGCCAAGATCCGCCTGGCCGTCTCCCACGGCGCCACGGCGACGGAAGTCGGCCCCGATGTCCCGAACCAGGGCGCCTTCGTGCAGCCGACGATCCTGACCGACATCGGCGAGGACAATCCGGCGCGCTACTGGGAATTCTTCGGCCCCGTCTCCATGCTGTTCCGCGCCAAGGACGAGGACGACGCCGTGCGCATCGCCAACGACTCGCCGTTCGGCCTGGGCGGCTCCGTGTTCACCTCGGACACCGAGCACGGCGCCAAGGTGGCCGAGAAGATCTCGACCGGCATGGTGTTCGTCAACCATCCGACCATGGTCAAGGCAGACCTGCCCTTCGGCGGCATTCGCCGCTCCGGCTATGGCCGCGAATTGCTGGGTCTCGGCATCAAGGAGTTCGTCAACCACAAGCTGATCGACGTCGTCGACATCGACGCCGAATTCTGA
- a CDS encoding FAD/NAD(P)-binding protein: MPDRPVPAANGHLLIIGGGASGVLMAAHLLRSRQPALRVTLVEKSPELGAGIAYGTSHPDHLLNVRAANMSAYPDDPVHFWRWVAEHSSADCPDPQSFAPRRLFRDYLSDLLGPHLVQKPGTKRLAIIHDEVVGLEETPEGLTARFAGREPIRADIAILATGNEGPKLPPAPWRFDGWFDIPSAALSPDADVAIIGTGLTMTDRVLSLLHAGHRGRIVAISRHGLLPQRHRPVPVLRLDAADIPYGAGMSYLTHWLRRLVRDHQARGGDWRSVVDGLRPHSQTLWRSLTQEARRRFLRHARTWWDTHRHRMAPAAADRIEEARRTGQLTVIAGRVTGFEPGADGVVLRYVARTGQRERHLHAGAVFECRGRASDIRATENPVLRQLLAAGSVRPDPLGLGLDVGEDCAAVRRDGTMSGRIYAVGPVTSGVFWEIVAVPDIRQQAAMLAGRLLGHAGSR, from the coding sequence ATGCCGGACCGGCCTGTCCCCGCAGCGAACGGACACCTGCTCATCATCGGGGGCGGAGCCAGCGGCGTGCTGATGGCAGCGCATCTGTTGCGCAGCCGCCAGCCGGCCCTGCGCGTCACCCTGGTCGAAAAAAGCCCGGAACTGGGCGCCGGCATCGCCTATGGCACCAGCCATCCCGACCATCTGCTCAATGTCCGCGCCGCCAATATGAGCGCCTATCCCGACGATCCCGTGCATTTCTGGCGCTGGGTCGCCGAGCACAGCAGCGCCGATTGCCCGGATCCGCAGTCCTTCGCGCCGAGAAGGCTCTTTCGCGACTATCTCTCGGACCTCCTGGGACCGCATCTGGTGCAGAAGCCGGGCACCAAGCGGCTGGCCATCATCCATGACGAGGTGGTCGGCCTCGAGGAAACGCCGGAGGGCCTCACGGCGCGCTTCGCCGGCCGGGAGCCGATTCGGGCCGATATCGCCATCCTCGCGACGGGCAACGAAGGACCGAAATTGCCGCCGGCACCCTGGCGCTTCGACGGCTGGTTCGACATCCCGTCCGCCGCCCTCTCGCCGGACGCGGACGTGGCCATCATCGGCACCGGCCTCACCATGACCGATCGTGTCCTGTCCCTGCTGCATGCCGGCCACAGAGGCCGCATCGTCGCGATATCGCGGCACGGATTGCTGCCGCAGAGGCACAGGCCGGTTCCCGTGCTTCGGCTCGACGCCGCCGACATACCCTATGGCGCCGGCATGTCCTATCTCACGCATTGGCTGCGACGGCTGGTCAGGGACCATCAGGCGAGGGGTGGGGACTGGCGTAGTGTCGTCGACGGTTTGCGTCCGCACAGCCAGACCCTTTGGCGCAGCCTGACACAGGAAGCGAGGCGGCGTTTCCTGCGTCATGCCCGCACCTGGTGGGACACGCATCGCCACCGCATGGCGCCGGCCGCCGCCGATCGCATCGAGGAGGCGCGGCGGACGGGGCAGTTGACGGTGATCGCCGGCCGGGTCACGGGCTTCGAGCCGGGTGCCGACGGTGTCGTCCTGCGCTACGTCGCACGCACGGGGCAGCGGGAGCGGCATCTGCACGCCGGCGCGGTGTTCGAGTGCCGCGGCCGGGCGTCCGACATCCGCGCGACGGAGAACCCGGTGCTGCGGCAATTGCTCGCCGCCGGGTCGGTCAGGCCGGATCCGCTCGGCCTGGGTCTCGACGTCGGCGAGGATTGCGCCGCCGTAAGGCGGGACGGCACCATGTCGGGACGGATCTACGCCGTCGGCCCGGTCACCTCGGGGGTCTTCTGGGAGATCGTCGCCGTGCCCGATATCCGCCAGCAGGCGGCGATGCTGGCGGGCAGGCTGCTCGG
- a CDS encoding TetR/AcrR family transcriptional regulator, translating into MSLDAPNDDRSGLRADARRNRDRILRTAVHHFTSHGIGASLEDIAKAAGVGAGTLYRHFPSREALLEAALREHQLELLETSRQARGIADADAALHTWLTALQDYLRTFNGLPAPVLAAVKERASPLALSCDTLVTITGEFLARAQSHGHARRSVTANELFLGALGIAWVLDKADAYGTTRRALEAVFAHGYLRDGDDGADGGSI; encoded by the coding sequence ATGAGCCTCGATGCTCCGAACGACGACCGATCCGGCCTGCGGGCGGATGCGCGGCGCAATCGCGACCGCATCCTGCGCACGGCCGTGCACCATTTCACCTCCCACGGCATCGGGGCCTCTCTGGAGGACATTGCCAAGGCCGCCGGTGTCGGGGCCGGCACGCTCTACCGCCATTTTCCCTCGCGCGAAGCTTTGCTCGAAGCCGCCCTGCGCGAACACCAGCTCGAATTGCTGGAGACATCCCGGCAGGCCCGCGGCATCGCCGACGCCGACGCGGCCCTCCACACATGGCTCACCGCGCTGCAGGATTACCTGCGCACCTTCAACGGCCTGCCGGCTCCGGTCCTCGCCGCGGTGAAGGAACGGGCCTCGCCCCTCGCCCTCTCCTGCGACACGCTCGTCACCATCACCGGCGAGTTTCTCGCGCGGGCGCAGAGCCATGGCCATGCGCGGAGATCGGTCACGGCCAACGAACTGTTCCTCGGCGCGCTCGGCATCGCCTGGGTGCTCGACAAGGCCGACGCCTACGGCACCACGCGCCGCGCCCTCGAGGCGGTGTTCGCCCACGGCTACCTCCGGGACGGCGACGACGGCGCGGACGGCGGCAGCATATGA
- a CDS encoding Gfo/Idh/MocA family protein, giving the protein MAEQRFRVGIIGLQPGRSWAARAHVPALRALPEDYEIVGVANSSLASAQAAAEACGIPRAFADVDALVASPDIDIVAVTVKVPHHHALVKAAIEAGKHVYCEWPLGNGLAEAEEMAALARQRGVLGVVGTQARVAPEIEYLGRLVADGFVGEVLSTTLTAWGRGWGASIDSTATGAYLLDRANGATMLTIPLGHTLAALRDVLGDVAELSAVLANRRRSVLARDTGAMLPMTAHDQVLVSGLLRSGASVSIHYRGGPARDRGLDWEINGTEGDIRVTGPSGHTQMVQLSLEGARGDGEAMRPLEIPASYRSGWPADVVPGNVARLYARMAADLREGTRTAPSFDDAVQVHRLIAAIEKAAESGGRAAPGA; this is encoded by the coding sequence ATGGCTGAACAGCGCTTCCGGGTCGGCATCATCGGCCTGCAGCCGGGCCGGAGCTGGGCGGCACGCGCCCATGTCCCGGCGCTCCGCGCCCTGCCGGAAGATTACGAAATCGTCGGCGTTGCCAATTCGAGCCTTGCCAGCGCGCAGGCTGCGGCGGAGGCCTGCGGCATTCCCCGCGCCTTCGCCGACGTCGACGCGCTGGTCGCTTCGCCCGACATCGATATCGTCGCCGTCACCGTGAAAGTACCGCACCACCACGCCTTGGTGAAGGCGGCGATCGAGGCGGGCAAGCATGTCTATTGCGAGTGGCCGCTCGGCAACGGTCTTGCCGAGGCGGAAGAGATGGCGGCGCTCGCCCGGCAGCGAGGCGTTCTCGGCGTCGTCGGCACCCAGGCCCGTGTCGCCCCCGAGATCGAGTATCTGGGGCGGCTGGTCGCCGACGGCTTCGTCGGCGAGGTGCTGTCGACGACGCTGACGGCCTGGGGCCGCGGCTGGGGTGCTTCGATCGACAGCACGGCGACCGGCGCCTATCTGCTCGACCGCGCCAACGGCGCCACCATGCTGACGATCCCGCTCGGCCACACGCTGGCGGCGCTTCGGGACGTGCTCGGCGACGTCGCCGAGCTTTCGGCGGTGCTGGCCAACAGGCGCCGATCGGTCCTGGCGCGCGACACCGGCGCGATGCTGCCGATGACGGCCCATGACCAGGTCTTGGTCAGCGGCCTGCTGCGGAGCGGCGCGTCGGTTTCCATCCATTACCGCGGCGGCCCGGCCCGCGACAGGGGCCTCGACTGGGAGATCAACGGCACCGAGGGCGACATCCGCGTCACCGGTCCGTCCGGGCATACCCAGATGGTGCAATTGTCGCTGGAGGGCGCCCGCGGCGACGGCGAGGCGATGCGGCCGCTGGAAATACCCGCCTCCTACCGCTCGGGCTGGCCCGCCGACGTCGTGCCGGGCAACGTCGCCCGCCTCTATGCGAGGATGGCGGCGGATCTGCGCGAAGGCACCCGCACGGCCCCCTCCTTCGACGATGCCGTGCAGGTCCATCGCCTCATCGCGGCGATCGAGAAGGCCGCCGAGAGCGGCGGACGGGCCGCGCCGGGCGCTTGA
- a CDS encoding LLM class flavin-dependent oxidoreductase, protein MTALSILELVRVTEETDARGALDNARDLAAHAEKWGYRRIWVAEHHNMPGIASAATSIVLAHIAAGSDTIRVGAGGIMLPNHAPYVIAEQFGTLARLFPGRIDLGLGRAPGTDQLTLRALRRSPEAADNFPQDVLELQAFLGPVASGQRIQAVPAAGTAVPLWILGSSTFGAMLAAEFGLPYAFASHFAPDLLLEALEIYRSRFKPSEQLDRPYAMVGVNVVAAGTDAEARRLATTQQMSFADIFRGARGLSRPPIDDIESYWSPMEKAQAMRMLARSIVGSPATVRSGMEALVAETGADELIVVSDVYDHATRLRSFELIAEAGDAGSKGSI, encoded by the coding sequence ATGACGGCACTGTCCATCCTCGAACTCGTCCGCGTCACCGAAGAGACCGATGCGCGCGGGGCGCTCGACAATGCCCGCGATCTCGCCGCCCACGCCGAGAAATGGGGCTATCGCCGCATCTGGGTGGCGGAGCATCACAACATGCCGGGCATCGCCAGCGCCGCCACCTCGATCGTGCTCGCCCATATCGCGGCGGGCTCCGACACCATCCGCGTGGGGGCGGGCGGCATCATGCTGCCCAACCACGCGCCCTATGTCATCGCCGAGCAGTTCGGCACGCTGGCGCGCCTGTTTCCCGGGCGGATCGACCTCGGGCTCGGCCGCGCACCGGGCACCGACCAGCTCACGCTGCGCGCCTTGCGCCGCTCGCCCGAGGCGGCGGATAATTTTCCGCAGGACGTGCTGGAATTGCAGGCCTTCCTCGGGCCGGTGGCGTCCGGCCAGCGCATCCAGGCCGTGCCGGCGGCGGGAACCGCGGTTCCCCTGTGGATCCTCGGATCGAGCACTTTCGGCGCGATGCTTGCGGCCGAGTTCGGGCTGCCCTACGCGTTCGCCTCCCATTTCGCGCCCGACCTCCTCCTCGAAGCGCTGGAAATCTATCGCAGCCGCTTCAAGCCGTCCGAGCAGCTCGACCGGCCCTATGCGATGGTCGGCGTCAACGTCGTCGCCGCCGGGACCGATGCCGAGGCGCGCCGTCTGGCGACCACCCAGCAGATGTCCTTCGCGGACATCTTCCGCGGCGCGCGCGGCCTGAGCCGGCCGCCCATCGACGATATCGAGAGCTATTGGTCGCCGATGGAGAAGGCGCAGGCGATGCGGATGCTGGCCCGGTCCATCGTCGGCTCGCCGGCGACGGTGCGCTCGGGCATGGAAGCGCTCGTGGCCGAGACCGGGGCCGACGAACTCATCGTCGTGTCCGACGTCTACGACCATGCGACACGGCTGCGTTCGTTCGAGTTGATCGCCGAGGCGGGAGATGCGGGGAGCAAAGGCTCGATCTGA